One genomic segment of Mobula hypostoma chromosome 2, sMobHyp1.1, whole genome shotgun sequence includes these proteins:
- the LOC134337315 gene encoding uncharacterized protein LOC134337315, whose protein sequence is MVELSCELTYRVEVASNVFWYKQCADEPPVAIKSTDCRKTGCKTTHKKGSGDRTSVLELRDVHVEDSGSYYCSRRDSLLAKGPTLLVGDSSTNRTYMLLFVPPSEKNGSVHLVCLVGGLSSIQIVIYWNISGQITEGWSDTGRLDPDQSYSVRSQVSVPVETWMSAGDCTCIAQLGGAGKVIIKSVSHITIEPDQGWCLPTAILLGILVFLAILIIIRISKERRSGTHRQLATHQVHGTAAQSQAPIVYASLEFGASASPLRWEAG, encoded by the exons ATGGTTGAACTCTCCTGCGAACTCACGTACAGAGTGGAGGTCGCAAGCAATGTGTTCTGGTACAAACAGTGTGCGGACGAACCCCCGGTAGCGATCAAATCCACGGACTGCCGAAAGACCGGCTGTAAGACCACTCACAAAAAAGGCTCTGGCGATCGCACATCAGTGCTGGAACTCCGGGACGTCCATGTGGAGGATTCGGGTTCCTACTACTGTTCTAGAAGGGATTCGCTGCTTGCGAAGGGACCCACACTCCTGGTTGGAG ACAGCTCCACCAATCGGACCTACATGCTGCTATTTGTCCCGCCGTCTGAGAAAAACGGTTCGGTTCACCTGGTGTGTCTGGTCGGCGGCCTTTCTTCCATCCAGATTGTCATTTACTGGAACATATCCGGACAGATCACGGAAGGATGGAGCGATACCGGCAGGCTTGACCCAGACCAGAGCTATAGTGTTAGAAGTCAGGTGTCGGTCCCAGTGGAAACCTGGATGAGCGCCGGAGACTGCACCTGTATCGCACAACTCGGGGGTGCGGGAAAGGTGATAATCAAGAGCGTGTCCCATATCACCATTGAACCAGATCAAG GCTGGTGTCTTCCCACAGCGATCCTCCTTGGGATCCTTGTCTTCCTGGCTATCCTAATTATTATTCGGATCTCTAAAGAGCGGAGATCAG GGACCCATCGTCAATTGGCGACGCACCAAGTACACGGCACTGCGGCTCAG TCCCAAGCGCCGATCGTTTATGCCTCTCTCGAGTTCGGTGCATCAGCCTCTCCGCTCAGATGGGAAGCTGGTTGA